Proteins from a single region of Nasonia vitripennis strain AsymCx chromosome 3 unlocalized genomic scaffold, Nvit_psr_1.1 chr3_random0005, whole genome shotgun sequence:
- the LOC116416709 gene encoding uncharacterized protein F54H12.2-like translates to MAYLRACSGERMKSDLDLFTLPLTQTSIENSAYLYYKPISSLSDDGDSPLEFLIPSSTDHYIDLAHTMLHLTVQILPASDTPSENLKVGPVNNFIHSMFDQIDIFFNQKLVSSTNNAYPYRAYIETLLNYAAPAMRSHLTSALWSIDTADAMDAAPNLDRKADGANQGLINRLFFTAGGKAVDMIGHLHCDVFNQPKFLINGVDVRVRLVRSKDAFCLMDWSDNRKFSVHIKEATLIVRRAKISPGILLAHANALAKTTAKYPLTRAEVKSFTLHSGILGDTLDNVILGQLPKRIILGFVKNKAFNGNRKLNPFNFQHFNINFISLYVDGVQVPSRPLQPRFTGDHKLYVDAYHTLFSGTGIHYLNEGLDIDRYGYPNGFCLFAFDLTPDLSAHFTSHWNLVRSGSLRVEVRFAEALTETLNCIVYAEFDNVLEIDSNRQIITDFNS, encoded by the coding sequence atGGCGTATCTACGCGCGTGCAGCGGCGAGAGAATGAAGAGCGACCTAGATCTCTTTACTCTTCCTCTCACTCAAACATCCATTGAAAATAGCGCTTATCTCTACTACAAACCCATTTCGTCGCTGAGCGACGATGGTGACTCACCCTTGGAATTTTTAATTCCAAGTTCAACCGATCACTACATCGATCTCGCGCACACCATGTTGCACCTGACCGTTCAAATACTACCAGCTAGTGATACACCCAGCGAAAATCTCAAAGTTGGCCCTGTGAATAACTTTATACACTCAATGTTTGATCAGATTGacatatttttcaatcaaaagtTAGTTTCATCGACAAACAATGCGTATCCGTATAGAGCCTACATAGAAACGCTGCTAAATTATGCGGCACCTGCTATGCGCTCTCATCTCACGTCTGCTTTGTGGAGCATCGATACCGCCGATGCCATGGATGCCGCGCCAAATTTAGATCGTAAGGCTGATGGTGCGAATCAAGGTCTCATTAACAGACTGTTCTTTACAGCTGGTGGCAAGGCCGTCGACATGATCGGACATTTGCATTGTGACGTTTTTAATCAACCGAAATTCCTTATCAATGGTGTAGACGTGAGAGTAAGATTGGTCCGTAGCAAAGACGCCTTTTGTCTCATGGACTGGTCCGACAACAGAAAATTTTCGGTGCACATCAAGGAGGCCACACTGATCGTGCGTCGTGCCAAGATAAGCCCGGGTATTTTACTAGCGCACGCAAACGCTCTTGCTAAAACAACAGCCAAATACCCCTTAACAAGGGCCGAAGTCAAGTCATTTACGCTGCACAGCGGTATACTCGGCGACACCCTGGACAACGTTATACTAGGACAGCTACCCAAAAGGATCATCCTGggctttgttaaaaataaagcctTCAACGGCAATAGAAAGCTCAACCCTTTCAATTTTCAACACTTTAACATAAACTTTATTTCGCTCTACGTGGACGGCGTTCAAGTCCCCAGTAGGCCGTTGCAGCCACGCTTTACCGGTGACCATAAGCTATACGTAGACGCTTATCATACGCTTTTTTCCGGGACAGGTATACATTACCTAAACGAGGGTCTCGATATCGATCGTTACGGTTATCCCAACGGATTTTGCCTGTTTGCTTTCGATCTGACACCGGATTTGTCAGCGCATTTTACCAGCCATTGGAATCTCGTTCGCTCGGGGTCTCTACGCGTTGAGGTGCGTTTCGCCGAAGCTCTAACGGAAACGCTAAACTGCATTGTTTACGCAGAGTTTGACAACGTGCTCGAAATCGACTCGAATAGACAAATTATAACGGACTTTAATTCCTAA